The following proteins are co-located in the Pedobacter sp. FW305-3-2-15-E-R2A2 genome:
- the pheS gene encoding phenylalanine--tRNA ligase subunit alpha, with protein MLQDKITQYTAEINAFSTDNADELEQFRIKFLGTKGIIKDIFDEFKAVSPEEKRTLGKVLNEFKQLAEAKYQTLKDQTEVADTSKDAGLDLTLPGEGFEIGARHPLALVRREIVEIFNKLGFIVAEGPEIEDDWHNFSALNFPEEHPARDMQDTFFIKKGGEKGDIALRTHTSSVQVRMMEAGKPPFRAIMPGRVYRNEAISARAHCFFHQVEGLYVDENVSFADLKQTLFYFVQELYGEGTKVRFRPSYFPFTEPSAEMDISCTICKGAGCQMCKYSGWVEILGCGMVDPNVLENCGIDSKKYSGFAFGMGIERIANLKFEIKDLRLFSENDARFLKQYKTSLI; from the coding sequence ATGTTACAAGATAAGATAACACAATATACCGCCGAAATAAATGCGTTTTCTACTGATAATGCAGATGAGTTAGAACAATTCCGTATTAAATTCCTTGGTACGAAAGGGATAATCAAAGATATTTTTGATGAGTTTAAAGCTGTCTCACCTGAGGAAAAAAGAACCCTGGGTAAGGTTTTAAATGAATTTAAGCAGTTGGCTGAAGCAAAATACCAAACGCTTAAAGACCAGACTGAAGTGGCTGATACTTCCAAAGATGCAGGTTTAGACCTGACTTTGCCAGGTGAAGGCTTTGAGATTGGCGCACGCCATCCTTTGGCATTGGTAAGAAGAGAGATCGTAGAAATTTTTAATAAGTTAGGCTTTATCGTGGCTGAAGGCCCGGAGATCGAAGATGACTGGCATAACTTCTCTGCACTAAATTTTCCTGAGGAACATCCGGCGCGCGATATGCAGGATACCTTCTTCATTAAAAAAGGTGGAGAAAAGGGAGACATCGCCTTGCGGACCCATACTTCCTCCGTTCAGGTGAGAATGATGGAAGCCGGAAAACCGCCATTCAGGGCAATTATGCCGGGTCGTGTATACCGCAACGAAGCGATATCAGCAAGAGCACATTGTTTCTTCCATCAGGTCGAAGGCCTTTATGTGGATGAAAATGTTTCTTTTGCAGATCTGAAACAGACTTTATTTTATTTTGTACAGGAGTTGTATGGCGAAGGAACTAAAGTTCGTTTCCGTCCTTCTTATTTCCCTTTTACAGAACCTTCGGCAGAGATGGACATCTCCTGTACCATTTGTAAAGGAGCAGGTTGCCAGATGTGTAAATACAGTGGATGGGTAGAAATCCTTGGCTGTGGAATGGTAGACCCTAATGTATTGGAGAATTGTGGTATTGATTCGAAAAAATATAGTGGTTTTGCATTCGGAATGGGAATTGAAAGAATTGCCAACCTTAAGTTTGAAATTAAGGATTTAAGGTTATTCTCCGAGAATGACGCCAGATTCCTGAAACAATATAAAACTTCATTGATATAA
- a CDS encoding phosphoribosyltransferase family protein has protein sequence MAESQLLILDKKQIQQKINRIAYQVLEDNLDEKEIVLAGIWDRGYKIALRLKKVLSKISDLKITMLKVDLDRVSTKLVANTDLDESHWKNKVIILVDDVLNSGKTLAYGLGVFLNTPHKKIRTVVLVDRSHKIFPIATDFVGLQMSTVLKEHVDVVIDVEGEEDRVYLS, from the coding sequence ATGGCAGAATCTCAATTGCTTATTCTTGATAAGAAGCAGATACAACAAAAGATTAACAGGATCGCTTACCAGGTATTGGAAGATAACCTGGATGAGAAGGAAATTGTATTGGCCGGAATATGGGATAGGGGCTATAAGATAGCATTACGTTTAAAAAAGGTATTGTCTAAGATTTCTGATCTTAAGATCACCATGTTGAAGGTTGACCTTGACCGCGTAAGTACGAAGCTCGTTGCCAATACCGACTTAGACGAAAGTCACTGGAAAAATAAAGTGATTATTTTAGTGGATGATGTGTTGAATAGTGGAAAAACACTGGCGTATGGCCTGGGTGTTTTTCTGAATACGCCACATAAAAAAATCAGAACAGTAGTGTTGGTAGACAGGAGTCATAAAATATTTCCCATTGCTACAGATTTCGTAGGACTGCAAATGTCGACAGTTTTAAAAGAACATGTGGACGTGGTTATTGATGTAGAGGGAGAAGAAGACCGGGTTTATTTAAGTTAG
- the kbl gene encoding glycine C-acetyltransferase: protein MYKTLQPVLQQELEQIEKDGLFKRERVIVTPQGADIKVSTGQEVINFCANNYLGLSSDPRVTEAAKKAIDKYGYGMSSVRFICGTQDVHKELEAKLSQFLGTEDTILYAAAFDANGGVFEPLFNDQDAIISDELNHASIIDGVRLCKAKRFRYKNADMADLEQQLIAAKDARHRIIVTDGAFSMDGVVAPLDQICDLADKYEALVMIDESHCTGFIGKTGRGTHEHFNVMDRVDIITGTLGKALGGASGGFTAGKKEIIDMLRQRSRPYLFSNTLAPAIAGASVAVLDMLSETTDLRDKLESNTVYFRKKMTEAGFDIKEGVHPIVPVMLYDAKLAQEFAAQMLEEGIYVIGFYYPVVGQGKARIRVQLSAAHEQHHLDKAIAAFTKVGKALGVI, encoded by the coding sequence ATGTATAAAACATTACAACCTGTTCTGCAACAAGAACTGGAGCAAATAGAAAAAGACGGTTTATTTAAACGTGAACGTGTGATTGTTACGCCTCAGGGTGCAGACATCAAGGTAAGTACCGGACAGGAAGTGATCAACTTCTGTGCGAATAATTATTTAGGGTTATCTTCTGATCCACGTGTAACTGAAGCTGCTAAAAAAGCAATTGATAAATATGGCTATGGCATGTCATCCGTACGCTTTATCTGTGGTACTCAGGATGTGCATAAAGAACTGGAAGCAAAGTTGTCCCAATTTTTAGGTACAGAAGATACCATTTTATATGCTGCAGCTTTTGATGCAAACGGAGGTGTTTTTGAGCCTTTATTTAACGATCAGGATGCCATCATTTCAGATGAACTGAACCATGCTTCAATCATAGATGGAGTACGTTTGTGTAAGGCCAAACGTTTCCGGTATAAAAATGCAGACATGGCAGATCTGGAGCAGCAATTGATCGCTGCAAAAGATGCCAGACATCGCATTATTGTTACTGATGGTGCTTTCTCTATGGATGGTGTTGTTGCTCCACTTGATCAGATCTGTGATCTTGCGGATAAATATGAAGCATTGGTAATGATTGACGAGTCGCATTGTACCGGATTTATCGGTAAGACAGGCCGTGGAACTCATGAACATTTTAATGTAATGGACAGGGTAGACATCATTACCGGCACTTTGGGTAAAGCATTGGGCGGTGCGTCCGGAGGTTTCACTGCAGGTAAAAAGGAAATTATAGACATGTTACGTCAAAGGTCACGTCCTTATTTATTCTCTAATACTTTGGCTCCTGCAATTGCGGGTGCTTCTGTTGCGGTATTGGATATGCTAAGTGAGACCACTGATTTAAGAGATAAACTGGAAAGTAATACCGTTTATTTCCGTAAGAAAATGACTGAAGCAGGTTTTGACATTAAAGAAGGGGTTCATCCGATTGTTCCGGTAATGCTATATGATGCAAAACTGGCACAGGAATTTGCGGCACAAATGCTGGAAGAAGGAATTTATGTAATTGGTTTCTATTATCCGGTAGTTGGACAAGGTAAGGCGAGGATTCGCGTACAGTTGTCTGCAGCCCATGAACAACATCATTTAGATAAAGCGATCGCTGCATTTACCAAAGTAGGTAAAGCGCTTGGCGTGATTTAA
- a CDS encoding 4-hydroxy-3-methylbut-2-enyl diphosphate reductase produces MKYDLAVTIDKASGFCFGVVYAIDMAEDILEEDEYLYCLGDIVHNDEEVKRLTAKGLRIIDHEQLRELKKEKVLIRAHGEAPSTYQLALENELILIDASCPVVLKLQNRIKNSHDEDEQILIFGKHGHAEVIGLQGQTDGKAIVFQDLAELDNVALPPKFTLYSQTTKSTDKFYHIKEELISKGYDVKANDTICRQVSNRYGDLEKFVVNFDKILFVSGKKSSNGKVLYDVCKKYNANAYFISNIEEIDLNWFSAQDKVGICGATSTPMWLMEQVKAKLESY; encoded by the coding sequence ATGAAATACGATTTAGCCGTAACTATAGATAAGGCATCAGGGTTTTGTTTCGGAGTGGTGTATGCGATTGACATGGCTGAAGACATTCTCGAAGAAGACGAATATTTGTATTGCCTGGGCGATATTGTACACAATGATGAGGAAGTGAAGCGCTTAACAGCGAAAGGACTAAGAATCATCGATCATGAACAATTGCGTGAATTGAAAAAGGAGAAAGTTCTGATCCGTGCACATGGAGAGGCACCGTCCACCTATCAGCTCGCCTTAGAGAATGAACTGATCTTAATTGATGCCTCTTGTCCGGTGGTACTAAAACTGCAGAACAGGATTAAAAATTCTCATGATGAGGACGAACAGATTCTGATTTTTGGTAAACATGGCCATGCTGAAGTCATTGGGTTGCAGGGGCAGACCGATGGAAAAGCGATTGTTTTTCAGGACCTTGCGGAACTGGATAACGTGGCACTGCCTCCGAAGTTTACCCTGTATAGCCAGACCACAAAGAGCACCGACAAATTTTACCACATCAAAGAAGAACTGATCAGCAAGGGATATGACGTGAAAGCAAATGATACCATTTGCAGACAGGTTTCCAACAGATACGGTGATTTAGAGAAATTCGTCGTTAATTTCGATAAAATTCTCTTCGTATCCGGCAAGAAATCCTCCAATGGAAAAGTATTGTATGATGTGTGCAAAAAATACAATGCCAACGCTTACTTTATCTCTAACATAGAGGAGATCGACCTGAATTGGTTCTCTGCTCAGGATAAAGTTGGAATTTGTGGGGCAACCTCTACGCCGATGTGGCTGATGGAGCAGGTTAAAGCTAAGCTGGAATCTTATTAA
- the hemH gene encoding ferrochelatase, with the protein MGKKGVLLVNLGTPDSPEVSDVRTYLDEFLMDERVIDINAFKRTLLVKGIIVPFRSPKTSKLYKEIWDENGSPLLYFSKIQVAMVQEKLGDEYHVELAMRYQNPSIASALDKLKAAMVESIQVIPLFPQYASASTGSVIQKVMELVGKWQTIPPISFINSFHDNELMIDTFAQNAEKYQPESYDQILFSFHGLPERQLKKCDHSGQHCLKKNDCCATLTDVNKFCYSAQCHDTARLIAKRLNIPAEKYSVCFQSRLGKEPWVQPYTSEVLKELAEKGKKRLLVFCPAFVADCLETLYEVSVEYHEEFRALGGEEVQLVASLNDDPKFIEALVAMVKD; encoded by the coding sequence ATGGGAAAAAAGGGCGTATTACTAGTGAATTTGGGAACTCCGGACAGTCCGGAAGTAAGTGATGTACGGACATATCTGGATGAGTTTCTGATGGATGAGCGGGTAATTGATATCAATGCTTTCAAAAGAACATTACTGGTAAAGGGCATCATTGTTCCTTTTCGCAGTCCGAAGACCTCTAAGTTGTATAAAGAGATATGGGATGAAAATGGCTCGCCATTGTTGTATTTCAGCAAGATTCAGGTGGCTATGGTTCAGGAGAAACTTGGCGACGAATACCATGTAGAGTTAGCCATGCGCTACCAAAATCCCTCTATTGCTTCCGCTTTAGATAAGCTAAAAGCGGCGATGGTAGAAAGTATACAGGTGATTCCATTGTTCCCTCAATATGCTTCCGCCAGTACAGGCTCTGTGATCCAGAAAGTAATGGAGCTGGTGGGTAAATGGCAGACGATTCCACCGATAAGTTTCATTAATTCCTTTCATGATAATGAATTGATGATTGATACTTTTGCTCAAAATGCAGAAAAGTATCAACCGGAAAGTTATGATCAGATTTTGTTCAGTTTTCACGGCTTACCGGAAAGGCAATTGAAAAAATGCGACCATAGCGGTCAGCATTGCCTGAAAAAAAATGATTGCTGTGCTACCTTAACAGATGTCAATAAGTTTTGCTATTCTGCACAATGCCATGATACGGCAAGGCTGATTGCCAAACGTTTAAATATTCCAGCGGAAAAGTATTCCGTATGTTTCCAGTCCAGGTTAGGAAAAGAACCATGGGTACAACCTTATACCAGTGAAGTTTTAAAAGAGCTTGCTGAAAAGGGTAAAAAGAGACTATTGGTATTCTGTCCGGCTTTCGTAGCGGATTGTCTGGAGACCTTATATGAAGTAAGTGTGGAATACCACGAAGAGTTTAGGGCACTGGGTGGAGAAGAAGTCCAGCTGGTTGCCAGTCTGAATGATGATCCTAAATTCATCGAGGCATTGGTTGCAATGGTAAAAGACTAA
- a CDS encoding head GIN domain-containing protein, protein MKSTIIFKSALPVLLAFSLNTLTATAQQSKNIALTHFNEVSVASGIDLYLTQSNSENIRISGNENLIKNIEVEKSGSSLNIRYKKSINRQHTSKGETLKVYVNYKTLQAITASGGSDVYGQNALKTTSLKIQASGGSDIKMEIAAKDLELNVSGGSDANLKGTVTNMNIQSSGGSDVDALNLVSEYAKVAASGGSDANVHVTKGLEANASGGSDINYKGDPAVNKTSSSKSGDVTRIK, encoded by the coding sequence ATGAAAAGTACGATCATATTTAAGTCTGCCCTACCTGTACTTCTTGCATTTTCACTAAATACCCTGACTGCAACAGCACAACAGAGCAAAAATATAGCACTTACCCATTTCAATGAGGTAAGCGTAGCCAGTGGAATAGACCTTTACCTTACGCAAAGCAATTCAGAAAACATCAGGATCAGCGGAAATGAAAACCTGATTAAAAATATAGAAGTAGAAAAAAGCGGATCTTCCCTGAATATCAGATACAAAAAGAGCATCAACCGGCAGCACACTTCTAAAGGTGAGACTTTAAAAGTCTATGTAAACTACAAGACTTTACAGGCCATTACCGCCAGTGGAGGTAGTGATGTCTATGGACAAAATGCATTAAAAACAACTTCACTTAAAATTCAGGCCTCAGGAGGTTCTGATATCAAAATGGAGATTGCTGCAAAAGATCTGGAACTAAACGTTAGTGGCGGCTCTGATGCCAACCTTAAAGGAACAGTAACCAATATGAACATCCAGTCGAGTGGAGGCTCAGATGTGGACGCCCTCAATCTGGTATCTGAATATGCTAAAGTGGCTGCAAGTGGCGGTTCTGATGCCAATGTGCATGTTACAAAAGGATTAGAAGCCAATGCCAGTGGCGGAAGTGACATCAATTACAAAGGAGATCCAGCTGTAAATAAGACATCATCCTCGAAAAGCGGAGACGTAACGAGAATAAAATAA
- a CDS encoding 1-acyl-sn-glycerol-3-phosphate acyltransferase — MYRSRKSPIIFQFFSWYIAYIIKKDFSSYTYNRLQLKEDEAILLLSNHFSWWDGFLMFQLNKLVFKKEFHVLVTDEDYRKQWFLKYLGAFAADTKGKDVVETLIYAGQLLDQPQNLVLLFPQGKLYTSYINSISFERGVMQLINASKKKFQIVFSATLIDYFDKRKPKAESHLLSWEAEEYMSLQLLKREYNKHYNNAVSKQSKEVA, encoded by the coding sequence ATGTACCGGTCCCGTAAAAGCCCAATAATTTTTCAATTCTTTTCCTGGTATATCGCTTATATCATAAAGAAGGACTTTTCCAGCTATACTTATAACAGGCTTCAGCTTAAAGAAGATGAAGCCATATTACTCTTGTCTAACCATTTTAGCTGGTGGGATGGTTTTTTGATGTTCCAGCTGAATAAATTGGTATTTAAAAAAGAATTCCATGTACTCGTGACAGATGAAGACTACCGGAAGCAATGGTTTCTGAAATATCTGGGTGCTTTCGCTGCGGATACCAAAGGCAAAGATGTGGTAGAAACATTGATCTATGCCGGACAACTATTGGATCAGCCACAAAACCTGGTGCTGTTGTTTCCTCAGGGAAAGCTTTATACGAGTTATATCAATAGCATTTCATTTGAAAGAGGGGTAATGCAGCTGATCAATGCTTCCAAAAAGAAATTCCAGATCGTATTCTCCGCAACACTCATCGATTACTTTGATAAAAGAAAGCCAAAAGCCGAAAGTCACCTCTTAAGTTGGGAAGCGGAGGAATATATGAGCCTGCAGTTGTTGAAAAGAGAATACAACAAACATTATAACAATGCCGTCAGTAAACAAAGTAAAGAGGTGGCATGA
- the rlmD gene encoding 23S rRNA (uracil(1939)-C(5))-methyltransferase RlmD, which produces MSRNRKSGTVTIIPNLRIIDIAEEGKGVGKADELVVFVDKAVPGDVVDVRVVKKKKNFAEAVIESLHEKSELRTDPFCQHFGTCGGCKWQHMSYDAQLTFKHKNVEAALQRLAKIDTSTMEPILGSAENKYYRNKLEYTFSNKRWLNKQDMPVAESLSENGEVDAGAEKVELEMNALGFHVPLRFDKILDIEHCYLQAEPSNTLRNTVRSYALENGMSFYDLRNHEGSLRNLIIRTSSTGEVMVVVVFAYVEQEQADGLMEHLKINFPEITSLLYIMNQKKNDTIFDQEVITYAGRDHIFEEMNGLKFKIGAKSFYQTNSMQAHELYKITKEFAGFSGDELVYDLYTGAGTIANFVASSVKQVIGVEYVPTAIEDAKFNSALNGIDNTVFYAGDMKDILTTQFITEHGKPDVVITDPPRAGMHADVVARLLEMEAEKIVYVSCNAATQARDLALLKEKYEVVRIKPVDMFPHTQHVENVVLLKFTGSTSPEVL; this is translated from the coding sequence ATGAGTAGAAATAGAAAATCCGGAACGGTAACCATTATTCCCAATCTAAGAATTATTGATATTGCTGAAGAAGGCAAAGGGGTAGGTAAAGCAGATGAATTGGTGGTATTTGTGGATAAAGCTGTACCGGGCGACGTCGTTGATGTTCGTGTAGTAAAGAAAAAGAAAAATTTTGCTGAGGCTGTAATTGAATCATTACACGAAAAATCAGAACTGAGAACAGATCCTTTTTGTCAGCATTTCGGAACCTGTGGTGGCTGTAAATGGCAACACATGAGTTATGATGCGCAATTGACATTTAAGCATAAAAATGTGGAAGCTGCACTGCAGCGACTGGCTAAAATTGACACTTCTACTATGGAACCTATTTTAGGTTCTGCCGAGAATAAATATTACCGTAATAAACTGGAATATACTTTTTCTAACAAACGCTGGTTGAACAAACAGGACATGCCAGTGGCAGAGTCTCTATCTGAAAACGGAGAAGTGGATGCGGGAGCAGAAAAAGTGGAGTTGGAAATGAATGCCCTGGGCTTTCACGTTCCTTTGCGTTTTGATAAGATCCTGGATATCGAGCATTGTTATTTGCAGGCTGAGCCTTCCAACACTTTGAGAAATACGGTGAGAAGTTATGCACTGGAAAATGGGATGAGCTTTTATGACCTTCGCAACCATGAAGGAAGTTTGAGAAATCTGATCATCAGGACTTCTTCCACGGGAGAAGTGATGGTGGTGGTGGTTTTTGCTTATGTGGAGCAGGAGCAGGCAGATGGCCTGATGGAGCACTTGAAAATTAATTTCCCGGAGATTACTTCGCTTTTATACATCATGAACCAAAAGAAAAATGATACTATTTTCGATCAGGAGGTCATTACCTATGCCGGAAGAGATCACATCTTTGAGGAAATGAATGGGTTGAAGTTTAAGATTGGTGCAAAATCATTCTACCAAACAAATTCTATGCAGGCACATGAATTGTATAAGATCACCAAAGAATTTGCGGGTTTCTCCGGAGATGAACTGGTTTATGATTTATATACAGGCGCTGGAACGATTGCCAACTTTGTTGCTTCCAGTGTAAAACAGGTGATTGGCGTGGAATATGTACCGACAGCAATTGAAGATGCTAAATTCAATTCTGCATTGAATGGCATTGACAATACTGTTTTCTATGCAGGTGACATGAAAGATATTCTGACTACTCAGTTTATTACAGAACATGGCAAGCCTGATGTCGTAATTACGGATCCGCCAAGGGCAGGAATGCACGCAGATGTTGTGGCGCGGTTACTGGAGATGGAGGCAGAGAAGATTGTTTATGTAAGCTGTAATGCAGCTACACAGGCAAGAGATCTCGCTTTGTTAAAAGAGAAATATGAAGTCGTTCGCATTAAGCCTGTGGATATGTTTCCGCATACCCAACATGTTGAAAACGTAGTTTTGTTAAAATTTACAGGAAGTACTTCTCCGGAAGTTCTTTAA
- a CDS encoding serine hydrolase domain-containing protein yields MRIPLFSALISFIFLASNVHSQSISKERLDSVLSSFSNPEEPGFAISIVHKGKTVYANGFGLADVKTGRKNTIHTPFNIASASKQFTAACIYLLEQQGKLKTTDRLSKYIKGLPAYADTITIAHLIHHQSGLRDYGTLSWLRDMRINNKDTDKDAYNMLANQQSLNFKPGEMHSYTNSGYYFLSRIVKLVSGQDLSKFANHQIFRPLGMKNTGFSRTHQVRGKANAYMSSKKDYMECNATSPIIGQSNIYSSVDDWDKWFNEMKTHQLLGDKVWKKMTTPGINNDGTALTYAGGLETKPFQEKQMISHAGDLPGYHSFVGYFTADDLGIVILTNNDDYSCQDILQSAQDAIYAKNNTSGLVKKSPQKTDESTKTIDDITKYTGTYQIDAHPERKFELVNNNGALFVIQRWNETRYPILPLKDSLFYLEGVDITFGFKDQQHQQFSKMGITQDGKLTWTTRINDSGISDQELNEASGGYYSKEINGHYILKKNGTHLDLLIGSVHLKLVSLGKEGQFYVLGPGFTLSLRKNKSHQIDGFTLDHVRIKGLLFTKE; encoded by the coding sequence ATGAGAATCCCCTTATTTTCCGCGCTGATCAGTTTTATTTTCTTAGCCAGCAATGTCCACAGTCAATCCATTTCAAAAGAACGTCTGGATAGTGTGCTCTCCAGCTTCTCTAATCCGGAAGAGCCTGGTTTTGCCATCAGTATTGTCCATAAAGGAAAAACCGTATATGCAAATGGATTTGGCCTTGCCGATGTCAAGACAGGTCGGAAGAATACCATCCATACCCCATTCAATATTGCTTCTGCTTCGAAACAATTTACCGCAGCCTGTATCTATTTACTGGAACAACAAGGGAAACTAAAAACCACAGACCGGCTTTCAAAATACATTAAAGGACTTCCCGCCTATGCGGACACGATTACGATAGCACACCTGATTCACCATCAGAGCGGACTTAGGGACTATGGTACTTTATCATGGCTCAGGGACATGAGAATAAACAATAAGGATACGGATAAAGACGCCTACAACATGCTCGCAAATCAGCAGTCATTAAATTTCAAACCCGGTGAAATGCATAGCTATACCAATTCCGGTTATTATTTTCTTTCTAGAATTGTAAAGCTGGTGAGTGGACAGGATCTGTCAAAATTTGCTAACCATCAAATTTTCAGACCCCTTGGGATGAAAAACACCGGATTTTCCAGAACCCATCAGGTCCGGGGAAAAGCCAATGCTTATATGAGCAGCAAGAAGGATTATATGGAATGCAATGCGACCTCTCCGATTATCGGTCAGTCAAATATCTATAGCTCCGTTGACGATTGGGACAAATGGTTTAACGAAATGAAGACACACCAACTCCTTGGGGATAAAGTGTGGAAAAAAATGACTACACCAGGAATCAACAACGACGGAACAGCTTTAACTTACGCAGGCGGCCTGGAAACCAAACCATTTCAGGAAAAACAAATGATTAGTCATGCGGGAGATTTGCCAGGTTACCATAGCTTTGTGGGCTATTTTACAGCCGATGACCTAGGCATCGTCATATTGACCAATAATGATGATTATTCCTGTCAGGACATTCTTCAATCTGCTCAGGACGCCATCTATGCAAAGAATAATACCAGCGGCCTTGTTAAAAAAAGCCCGCAGAAAACAGATGAAAGCACTAAAACAATTGACGACATCACAAAGTACACTGGAACCTACCAGATTGATGCACACCCTGAACGCAAATTCGAACTTGTTAATAACAACGGTGCATTATTTGTAATTCAGAGGTGGAATGAAACGAGGTATCCGATTTTACCCCTTAAAGATTCTTTGTTCTACCTTGAAGGTGTAGATATCACCTTTGGATTTAAAGATCAGCAACATCAACAGTTTTCTAAAATGGGAATTACCCAAGACGGAAAACTTACCTGGACAACCAGGATAAACGATTCCGGAATTAGCGACCAGGAGCTGAATGAAGCTTCGGGTGGCTATTATAGCAAGGAAATCAACGGGCACTATATCCTGAAGAAAAACGGAACACATCTTGATCTTTTAATCGGCTCCGTCCATTTAAAACTAGTATCCCTTGGCAAGGAAGGACAATTCTATGTCTTGGGACCGGGATTTACACTTAGCCTCAGAAAAAACAAAAGCCATCAGATTGATGGCTTTACATTAGATCATGTCCGGATAAAAGGTCTGCTCTTCACAAAAGAATAG
- a CDS encoding phenylalanyl-tRNA synthetase subunit alpha, with protein MNKTMSKEVLEISVLVDEKFDMSFNLVEGIFGFILNVFGK; from the coding sequence ATGAATAAGACAATGAGTAAAGAAGTTTTAGAGATTTCTGTTTTAGTTGATGAGAAGTTTGATATGAGCTTTAACCTTGTTGAAGGCATTTTTGGTTTTATCCTGAATGTTTTTGGTAAGTAG
- a CDS encoding helix-turn-helix domain-containing protein, translating into MEPEKIKESIIRAAKELFRKYGYHKTSVNEIAKKARIAKATIYKYFESKEQVLDAILMDYLDLNLHEILKNKAQFANEEEHLKALVMKTCRLTYTVCNEFIGWDFVRENANSQEFLKHLSDQLESLLLSAYLELDHFKNNPSRKEGLAFLLKASKSIVFSFAFTSVSDSDVRKNFVSFQKELLPFLVKAAL; encoded by the coding sequence ATGGAACCAGAGAAAATTAAAGAAAGTATAATTAGAGCAGCTAAAGAGTTATTCAGGAAATACGGGTATCACAAAACAAGTGTAAACGAGATTGCGAAGAAAGCGCGTATAGCCAAAGCCACCATATATAAGTATTTCGAAAGTAAGGAACAGGTTCTGGATGCCATTTTAATGGACTATCTGGATTTGAATCTACATGAGATCCTTAAAAATAAAGCGCAGTTTGCAAACGAAGAAGAACACCTGAAGGCATTGGTTATGAAGACCTGCAGGTTAACTTATACCGTTTGTAATGAATTTATAGGCTGGGATTTCGTAAGGGAGAATGCCAATTCTCAGGAGTTTCTGAAACACCTTTCTGATCAGCTGGAATCACTGTTGCTTTCCGCTTATCTGGAGCTTGATCATTTTAAAAATAACCCTTCCCGAAAAGAAGGACTGGCCTTCTTGCTGAAAGCCAGTAAGAGCATTGTATTCTCTTTCGCCTTTACTTCTGTTAGCGATTCCGATGTCCGGAAGAACTTTGTAAGTTTCCAGAAGGAGCTTTTGCCTTTTCTTGTTAAAGCCGCTTTATAG